A stretch of DNA from bacterium:
AGGCAAGGGGTTTAAACCCCTTGTCTGGGATTGAGATGAAGCTAAAAAAAAAGGTCTCCGTAGCGGCGGTCCTCATCGGCGCCTTCCTCGCCGTCGGTTGCACCGGCCCGACCGGGGGCGAAGGCTTAAATCCGGCCGACGTGAACGACTGGGTCTACCAGCTCGTGGACGTGGACCTCGGAGAGCTCGGCGCCAGCGCCTTCGACCTGGTGGTGATGGATTACTCCTCCGACGGCACCGAGACCGGCGAATGGACGGCGGCGGAGATAGACGGGCTGCGCGACCGCGGCGGGGACCAGCCCAAGATAGCCCTGGCCTACCTCTCCATCGGCGAGGCCGAGGATTACCGCTGGTACTGGCAACCGGACTGGGAGCCGGGGAACCCCGACTGGCTGGGAGACGAGAACCCCGACTGGCCGGGTAACTACCTGGTGCGCTTCTGGGACCCCCAGTGGCAGGCCATCGTCTACGCCTACCTGGATAAAATCATCGCTCAGGGCTTCGACGGCGTGTACCTGGACAAGCTGGACTCCTGCTGGGACCTGGAGGACGAGCGGGAGAGCGCGCCGGCGGACATGGTCGCCTTCGCGAAGGCCATCTCCGACTACGGCGAATCGAAGCACAACGACTTCGTCTGCATCGTCCAGAACGCCGCCGCCCTGGCCGACGAATTCCCCGAGCACCCGACCAACGTGGACGGCATCGGGCAGGAGGAGCTCTTCTTCTTCGCCACCGACGACCCCCGTCCGGAGGAATCGGGCGACGACGAGGGCCGCCTCGAGCTGGAGGGCTACCTCGACCTCTTCCTGGACGCGGGCGGAATAGTGCTTACCGTGGACTACTGCGACGACCCGACCAACGTGGACTGCGTCTACCAGAGATCGGGCGGCCGAGGGTACGTGCCCTACTGCACCACGGTGGAGCTGGACGAGCTGCGGGTCAACCCCGGCCACGAGCCGGACTGATGCGCGTCATAGACATCACTCGCCCGCTGGAAGGCGCGGTCCCCTGGCCCGGCGAGAGGGGCCTGGAACGCGCTCTCACCAAAACACACGCCCGCGACGGCTGGGAGACCTCGGAGCTTCACCTATGTAGCCACCTGGGCACCCACGTGGACGCCCCGGCCCATCTTTTTCCCGAC
This window harbors:
- a CDS encoding MJ1477/TM1410 family putative glycoside hydrolase, whose translation is MKLKKKVSVAAVLIGAFLAVGCTGPTGGEGLNPADVNDWVYQLVDVDLGELGASAFDLVVMDYSSDGTETGEWTAAEIDGLRDRGGDQPKIALAYLSIGEAEDYRWYWQPDWEPGNPDWLGDENPDWPGNYLVRFWDPQWQAIVYAYLDKIIAQGFDGVYLDKLDSCWDLEDERESAPADMVAFAKAISDYGESKHNDFVCIVQNAAALADEFPEHPTNVDGIGQEELFFFATDDPRPEESGDDEGRLELEGYLDLFLDAGGIVLTVDYCDDPTNVDCVYQRSGGRGYVPYCTTVELDELRVNPGHEPD